Below is a genomic region from Alkalibaculum bacchi.
TACCTTGCTTCGTAATTCACCTGTAATCATTATTGTTCCTCCCATAGTCCTTCATCTAATTTAATAATCTAATAAATGCTTAATCAGTCCTTCTTCAAGTCCCTTTGCTTTACCAAAATCATAAAGTGCCTTTTTTGCTATTCTATTGGGACTGTTCTTACCTTTCTCCCAGCGGTTGACTGTGGCAAAGCTCACTTGAAGCTCTCTTGCCAGCTGTTCCTGACTCATATTCAGTTTGGTTCTGATTTCTTTAACCATTTGAGCAAATTCCAC
It encodes:
- a CDS encoding helix-turn-helix domain-containing protein, whose product is MEFAQMVKEIRTKLNMSQEQLARELQVSFATVNRWEKGKNSPNRIAKKALYDFGKAKGLEEGLIKHLLDY